The following nucleotide sequence is from Terriglobia bacterium.
CGTGGGGATGACTGCCCGCGGCGATTGCCTGGGGCCGTAGGTGTTGAAGGGCCGAATGATGACCACAGGCAAGCCATAGGTGCGATGAAAGCTCTCGGCCAGTTTGTCGGAACCCGCTTTCGATGCGGCATAAGGCGACTGGGGATTCAGCGGATGGCCCTCATCCATGGGCACGAATTGTGCGGTCCCGTAGACTTCACTTGTCGAGACCTGCACCAGCCGCGAGATGCCGGCCTCGACACCGGCCTGCAGTACGTTCAGGGTGCCGACGACATTCGTCGCCACCACGTCTGCGGGATTGGCACAAGAGTAGGGGATACCGATCAAGGCTCCCAGATGGAACACCACAGTGCAGCCCCTGACGGCACCCCGGACCGCCTCGGCATCGCGCAGGTCGCCGGCGACAACCTCGATTTCCCGCAGTTGTCGCTTGGCCAGGCACTCGAGCATGCCCCAGTCGTTCCGCGAGTTGTAGTGCACGAAGGCGCGCACACCGGCGCCCTGGGCAAGCACAAGCTCGCAGAGATGGCTGCCGATAAAGCCGCCGGCCCCGGTGACCAGCACCTTTGCCTTCGACAGTTTGATTTTCTCCATTGCGACTCCTGCGAATTGAAAACTATAACCGCAGATAGCGCAGAGAAAAACGTAAAAATCTGTTGCCAAAGAAAAAGAAGCGGCGGAGGGAATTGCCCTCACAGCACACTCTCGTCGTTTTCTGCGCGCTCCGCGTTGATTTTTTGGCTGCGCGCGTGAACCCAGATCGTTCCTCCGTGCCCGCACAGGCTTTCGATCAGCGCGGGCGGCAGCGCCAGCAGCACGAGCCCGAAATAGCAGAGCTCGAGCGCCCCCTCAACAATCGAGCTCTTGTGCTTCCCGCGCCCCCTGCGCCCGATCGGATCCAGCCTCGTGGCGAGGCTTGATGCCAGGGAAGCCGGATTGTCCCGGAGCGAAAAACGCGAGACCAGCTGACAGGAAAATCCTGCCTGACCTAGAAGAATGGTGAGCGCCTCGGGCGTGAAATTGATCAGGTGGCGCGGTACATCGAGTCCGTACCAGCGCGCGCCGAGCAAGCGCGCCTGAAAGGACGATGCGTTCGGCACCTGCAGGATCAGGCTTCCGCCCGGTTTAAGCAGCCGGCCTGCGCAAGTGAGGGCATGCCGTGGATCATGGAGATGCTCCAGCACGTGGAACATGGTAATGAAGTCGAAACTGTTCCCATCCCAGGCATCTCCGCCGATGTCCCCCTGTCGCACCAGCAGATCGTATTGCTCACGCGCCGCGGCGACCGCGCGCGCCGACACATCCATCCCGTGGCAAAGAAATCCTCGACGGCGCGCAAGGTGGAGAAAGGTTCCGCTGCCGCATCCGATGTCGAGCAGCGACCGGCCGCGGGCTCCGGCCGCGCAGCGCTCCAAAAACCGCACGTGATCCATGGCCACGAACTCGCGATAGGCACGTTCCATGCGGCTGAGGGCCCCGGATAGCTTCGACCCCTGATCTTCCGACCACCAATATTCCTCGGGATAGAATGAAGCAAGGGCGGCAGGTTCAGGAAGAGGGTGCTGGAATATGCAACCGCAGGCCCGGCACTGGTGCAGGTGGAAACTCCCGGCGGCTATGCCGAACAACCGGTCGGGGACGAGAGCGTAGATCGCGGCGCCCGGTGTGGCGCAGATCGGGCATGCGGGATGAGCCTCAGGTCTGCTGGAAGGCCGCTCTGCGATCACGGGAGTTCTCACCCCTGCTTCGCCGTCCTGGCTTCGCGCAGGGCGGAAGGGGTGCGGCTGCGTGTGAAGCGTTTCCGGATCAGAAAAACGAGGTTGCGATAGCCGTCCCGCCAGGGCTGGAGCTTGATTTCCCCCATCCGGTTGGAATAATCGACGTAGATTTCCTTGAAACCGATCCTGCGCTTGCGGATCGCCTCAATCTTGATCTCCTCGCTGAAGGCCATGCCGTCACTCCGCAGATCCATTTCCCGCAAGCTCTCCCGCTCAAAAACCCACATCCCCGATTGTGAATCCCGAACCCAGCGGAAAAAAAGGATGGACAGGAGCATGCTCAGGAGTTTGTTCCCGACCCAATGCTTCAGGGACATGGCGCGCCTGTTTTTCAGCGGGAAGCGCGAGGCGGAGAGAAAACGGACCTCGGAGTGGAGGAAGACTTCGAGCAGATAGGATATTGCATCCACGGGGTAGGAGTGGTCGCCGTCGAGAGTGACGATGATATCCCCCTGGGCTTGCATCAGGCCGGTCTTGTAAGCCCGACCGTACCCCCGGATCTTCTCATGAATGACGCGGGCACCCAAGCGGCGCGCCATCTCCGCCGTACGGTCGGTCGAATCGTTGTCGACGACGATGACCTCGTCGACGAAAGAGGGCATGCGCGAGAGCACCTGCACGATCCCCTCTTCTTCATTGAGGCATGGAATGACAATTGTGATGCGGCGGTCCCTATACACGGTGCGAGATCATAACAAAAGACCACCCCCAGAGAAATGCAGAAAAATTCCCCCGCCCGGGAAGCGTCCATGACGCATAAACGATGCAGAGGGCTGACTGTGCTCGCAGCCGTATGTGAAGGCCCCACCCGGCAGACGACTCATGAGGTACTCGGCACTCATTTGACGGCATGGCGCTTGTTCCACTCCTCGTCCGACATTATCGTGTCAATCTTGGCTTTCGTCTTGAGATCGGCGAGGTGTTTTTTGGTGGCCTCCTGCCTGCCTTGGCGTGCGAGGAAGTCCTTGATTTTCGGCTTGGCCGCTTCCAGAGGGATTTTTCCCGCCGGTTTGAGTTCGATCACGTTGATCAGTTGGTAGCCGATATCAGTCTCTAAGATCGGCGTGAGGGTCCCCGGCCTGGTCGCAAACGCCGCATCCTCGAGGGGCTTGAGCATAGCCCCGCGTTTGAAAAAACCGAGATCGCCGCCTTTCGGACCAGTCGTCTTGTCATCGGATTCCTTGATGGCAGCTTCGGCAAATGTGATCTTGTGGTTCTCTATGTCTGCCCGGATAGCCTCGAGTTTCTTCCGGATCTCAGCCTTCTGCTCGGGGGTGGCGTTTTTATCCACTTTCAAAAACAGGTTCGCGGCGCGCATCTGCTCCGGCTCCTGGAAGGATTGGGAATTTTCATCGTAAAACTTCTGGATCGCGGCATCCGTGGGAGCGGGAATATCTTGAGCCACAAGGTCGAGCACCTGCTGACATAAAATATTGGTTTCAATCGAGTTGCGCAGATCCGCCTCTTTGAGACCCTGCGTCTGCAGCGCCTGTTGAAACTGGGTTTCGTTCTGGAACTGTCCCTTCATCGACCGCAAGGTCTCTTCGACTTTGGCTTTGTCGGCGACGAGGTTTTTCTCTTTGGCTTCATTCTTCAACAAGATGGTCCCGATCAAGGTGTCGAGGGCGTCCCTGTAAAATAGAGTGTTCTTCTGCTGCAGCTGCTGTTCGGTGGCCTGCTGCTTGTTTGCCAGCTGGATCATGAGTTGATTGATAGTATCCAGAACCTGCTTTTCGGTAATGGACTCGCCGAGTACTTTGACGACGACCGGATCGGCAATGGCGCCTTGTGTTGCAGGAGCACCTTTGGCATCCTGACGGCCTTTTTCCACCGACCCTGTCAATGGTGGAAACGCCAGGAACAAGACGATCAGGACCGTCAATTGTTGGATCATCGAAATAAGTTCTCCTTGGAAGACTTTGTATCTTGCAACCGATTCCTGAAACGCGTCCGCGCAGCGTCTGGCTCGATCGAATCATGCCGAACGGCAGCGGGCAGGCTCACGGAAAATCAGCCCTAATTGTCCATAGACCCGGCGTGTCAGTCAAGGAGTTGAGCTTTGGGGGCGCCTGCGACCTATGATAAGATCCGTTCGGCCTTTACTCGCTCAGCCGGCGCCAGGGATGAATGCCGCCAGGAGACTTAGCGGCGGATCGCATTATTTTCCTAAGGTTCCCGGAGATAACGAGTTCCGCATGGGCGCTATCGTTATATTTATGGAACCGATGCGTCTATGACATCGAGCGGATCGACCAACGTGCTGATTTCCGTCGGTCGGTGGTGGGCTTCCGTCCACTCCCCCCTGGAGGAATAGTTCATCATCCCGATTTAATTTAATTGAACATGACCGATTCCGGACGAGACCGTCGTGGATCCGGTCAGGAGGAGTAGAAAGCAATGATTCCCAAGAAACTCTTCAGGGTGGCAGCCGGCGTTTTGCTGTTGGGGCTCGGCGGGTCCCCGCTTTTCGGGCAGGCGATCTTGACGATCGCATCGATTCCGCGGACCGCTGCAGATATCGGCGTTACGGAGTTGAGCGGACAGATGGTCATTGGCGTGGTTTCGGGGACGACGGTTTCGCAGCAGCTTCTGATCCAATATTCGACGCACATCACCAACAATGCGGCAAGGGAGATTTCGATAACTGGGACGGGAGGCCTTGCGGGCGCCTACGTTCCGGTCCTCGTGGCCGGGGGCGATGGTCTCATCCTCGATGTCCCCGGCGGCGGCGGACTCGGAGACGCGATCACCATTCGAGGCGTGAGACTGGCCATAGCAGGTCAGAATCTCACCCACGTCATCGCCACCGTATCTTCGCTGTCGAGTTCCGGCAACGGATTTACTGCAGGTCATAACACAGCCACAGTCATAAGCGACATACAGTCGCCTTTCTCCGTCGATTATGGCGAGTCTAAACCGCTTTCGTTCACCAATGGCAAAGTGACCAATGGCACCACAGCCTTCGATATCGCCCCGAATTACACCGGAGCCTTTACAGACGCCGTAGGAGTTTTTGGCCAGACAGTCTCAACCAGGATCCGGATCATCCCGTTCCCTTCCATCCCCGCCGGCGTCAAATGCGTTTTCCCTGGCAGGGTGACTGCCGAATCGGGCGCGGTACTGACCACGACTTCCGGTGATGACGAGACGATTCCCCGAGACGATGGCACGACTTCCGTCACCTACATCTTCACCTCGGCCCCAGTCTTCACGGACGCCCCGGATTCATTTCAGGTATCGGTCACAATGACGGAGATTCCTACCAGCGGAACAGGGACGATATCATTTCAGGCGGCTCTTTTTCCCATAGGGATCGCCACGCCGAACGAGAACTTTCCGTCGACGGACATTCCACGCTATTGGGAGAACGAGTTACCGAATGCGTCTGACTTGCCGGGCCTGTCGGGCACCACGATGCTGGCATTTCCCTTTCGCGCTCTGGTCGATGCTACCTACACCGGCATCGCCCTCACAAATCCGCTGGATCTCGCCGTTAAGGTGACGCTGACGCCTTTCGATGCTGCAGGTTCCGCCATCGCACAGCCCGTACTCCTTACCATTCCACCGAAGGGGCAAATGGCAAAGCTGGCCACCGATCCCGGTCTTTTTGGACCCGGATTCAACATGCTTTCATTTGGCACCATTCTGGCGGTGGCAAAAGCTCCGGTTATGCCGGGATTCTATCTTCTGGGCGATGACCAGGGGTCGAGGCTGGATGGGGCCACCGCGTATGCAGGCACTCTGCAGAAATGGGTATGGCCCGTCGTCTTCCGTCAGGCCTCAGCTCCTTTTACAGTTTTTGAGCTGTTCAATCCGAATACCACCTCTGCCGACGCAGCAATGACATTGTACGATGCCAGCGGCGCCCCCATCTCGACGGCTTCGTTAAGCATTGCATCCAATGGGACGATGAATCGGAGGCTTCAGGAACTTTTCCCTGGAGTGGTTCTGGACTCGTTCGCAGGCGGCTACATAGCCGGGCAATCCGGGCTCCCTCTGGTCATACGTGAGACCTTCGGCAACTCCCTCGATTCCAACGTGCTGCCGGGACAACAACCACTGCAGCTGAGCACCTTCTATCTGCCCCACTTCGCATCGGGCGGTGGATATACATCAGAGCTGACTTTGGTGAATACCGATGTGAACGTGGTGGCGAATCTCACCGTGACGTTGTTTGACAACAACGGAGCCACACTCGGAAACCCGGCCAAGATTTCGATTCAGCCGGGCGCGCAGGCGATCCAAACGATCGCAAGCCTGTTCCCTTCCCTGGGTGCAACGTTGGCGACCGGATCTATCCGTGTGGACGTAGCACCATTCCTGGTGGGGTGGTTCAGTGAGACGCCGGCCGTCGTAGGATCAGTACGATTCAGCGCCGCGAATGGCTCCGGGTCGGCGGCACTCCCGCTGTCTATTCCTCCGGCCTCCGATTTCGTCTTCTCGCACGTGGCCGAGAATGCAGGTTATTATACCGGTGTGGCAATCCTGAACACCAATCCGTCCGCAGCTGCTTCAATCTCCCTGGAGGTTTTCAATAACTCAGGGATTCGCATCGGGACTTACTCGACAACGCTGAATCCCGGCCAGAAGATGGCCAAGCTGATTCACGAATTGGTACCCGCATCGGCGGGCCAGTCAGGAGGTTACATCCACATACTGTCCAGCGTGCCCGTCACGAGTTTTTCTCTTTTTGGAAGCCTCGACGGACTATCACTGAGCGCGATCCCAGCGCAAAACATAGGCAACTGAGGAATTTGGGATCAATGACGAGCGGCAAATGACGGGGAGTCGCCATTTGTCGCTCGTCATTTTTTGATCGGCAGGCCGGCTTTGCTCATCCACTCCTCGATTTCCTTCAGCCGAATATCGATCGGCTTTGGTTCCTCGTAGTTGAAAATGACGCCGATGGTGAGGCCGCCCTTGCCTTCTACCGGTTTGGCAAAGCCCAGAGAGAGCGGTTCCCGGTAGTTTTTATCTGATGTATTCAGGAGCGCGCTCACCTTGAGCCGGCATTCTCCTCCGGGTGGCAGAGTCTGCGGAAGGGGTTTTACGGCGAAATTGACGCTCTCAGGTGCTGTGATGATCACTTCCGATTTGGAATTGTTCCTAACAATTATCTCTTTTTCGCGCTCGCCGCTCAGAAATTTCAAAACCGCGGGAGTGGAGGATACTGGGGCATAAACGAACCCATGGATGTTGAACTGATATGAAACCCCGACATCCTGCCGGCTGATGACGGTCGTAAACTCCTCATTAATCTCTCCTGCGTAGTTTTCGGTCAGGAGCTCCATCTTTATGTTCCGCCCTTTCCCGGACGGCAATTTCCTGTCCGGGAGGTTACGAACAAATAGAGCCTCCGGAGAGTTTTTTACGGCAATCCCGAGCGCCTCCTCGCCCGTCAGTTGGTACCCCAGGGAGAGACTGACGACATCTCCTTGACGAACGGTCCCGAACTCAAGGGTGCTGGTTTCGAACTGAAGCGCATCCCTGATTGCCTGCTCGCGTTTTTCAACTTCTCCCGGACTTAATGACGGAGTTTTCGCCTGCCCAGGCGAGTTGGGGAACATGGGCATTGCCGAAACCTTCTCCACCAACACGAACCAGTTCCCGTTGCGAAAAACCCACTTCTCTGTCACCGGCCAGGAGACGTTTGCAGGCAACATGGGGAATTTTTTCTTTACCTCGACAGTCACGGATACTTCCGCGGGTTTTCCCGTCAGGGTGAGACCAGTAATCCGGGGCTCGGAAAAATCCGAAGCCTGGCGGTCCTGGAAGTTTTCGCGGGCAGAGGGCTCTACGTACGCCAGCGCCAGGCGCTTTTGCCCTCGCGCCAGCAAAGACCAATACGAGTTCGCCCTTGAGAGAAGCAGATCGAGTGACGGCTTTGCGGCACTCCTGGGTGGGGAGGCGCCGGCGCCTTGGGGGGAGGGCTTTGGCGCACCCTGGCCGCCTGCAAAAACGCCTGAAGGCGCCTGCACGAGGAAAACTCCCAGCAAGAATCGAATTGTGAGCGACCGCAGTCCACCAAGAGGCGTTGGACTGCTGGATAATTGCAGCATCCGGGTCCTACTCTTTCTGAGGCAATCTATCGTTCGTTTTCTTGCAAGACGGCCGATGGCCCTTCGCAAAGAGAATACTACACGAGGAGGCCTCTTTGTAGTATCAGATACACCGACCTTATGACCTTCGTGTCTCGGACGCGGTTGACAACTTGCCGACCGTATTTATTCATCGAGGGAATCGAAGAGGACGGATAAAAAAAGGGGTTGCCCTCGGGCAACCCCTTTTTATCATTGGCAAACCAGGGAAACTAGTTACCTGTTATTTCGGGCAGGAAAGCGCGATTCGAAAGCACCTGCATCAGCGCGCTCTGACCGAATGTGACGAAATTGCTCAGCACAAAGATCCCATGACCGTTCGAGAAGTTTGTGACAGCAATAACGTAG
It contains:
- a CDS encoding SDR family NAD(P)-dependent oxidoreductase, giving the protein MEKIKLSKAKVLVTGAGGFIGSHLCELVLAQGAGVRAFVHYNSRNDWGMLECLAKRQLREIEVVAGDLRDAEAVRGAVRGCTVVFHLGALIGIPYSCANPADVVATNVVGTLNVLQAGVEAGISRLVQVSTSEVYGTAQFVPMDEGHPLNPQSPYAASKAGSDKLAESFHRTYGLPVVIIRPFNTYGPRQSPRAVIPTIIVQALKSSTIHLGRTDPRRDLTYVKDTARGFAAAATAPACEGQTIQLGSAQETSVIELVALIGSILGKRLRVVFEPKRQRPGTSEVERLYASNRKAAELLSWRPEVSLADGLEKTIRWFQARPAQYKRELYHI
- a CDS encoding class I SAM-dependent methyltransferase translates to MIAERPSSRPEAHPACPICATPGAAIYALVPDRLFGIAAGSFHLHQCRACGCIFQHPLPEPAALASFYPEEYWWSEDQGSKLSGALSRMERAYREFVAMDHVRFLERCAAGARGRSLLDIGCGSGTFLHLARRRGFLCHGMDVSARAVAAAREQYDLLVRQGDIGGDAWDGNSFDFITMFHVLEHLHDPRHALTCAGRLLKPGGSLILQVPNASSFQARLLGARWYGLDVPRHLINFTPEALTILLGQAGFSCQLVSRFSLRDNPASLASSLATRLDPIGRRGRGKHKSSIVEGALELCYFGLVLLALPPALIESLCGHGGTIWVHARSQKINAERAENDESVL
- a CDS encoding glycosyltransferase family 2 protein encodes the protein MYRDRRITIVIPCLNEEEGIVQVLSRMPSFVDEVIVVDNDSTDRTAEMARRLGARVIHEKIRGYGRAYKTGLMQAQGDIIVTLDGDHSYPVDAISYLLEVFLHSEVRFLSASRFPLKNRRAMSLKHWVGNKLLSMLLSILFFRWVRDSQSGMWVFERESLREMDLRSDGMAFSEEIKIEAIRKRRIGFKEIYVDYSNRMGEIKLQPWRDGYRNLVFLIRKRFTRSRTPSALREARTAKQG
- a CDS encoding peptidylprolyl isomerase, with the protein product MIQQLTVLIVLFLAFPPLTGSVEKGRQDAKGAPATQGAIADPVVVKVLGESITEKQVLDTINQLMIQLANKQQATEQQLQQKNTLFYRDALDTLIGTILLKNEAKEKNLVADKAKVEETLRSMKGQFQNETQFQQALQTQGLKEADLRNSIETNILCQQVLDLVAQDIPAPTDAAIQKFYDENSQSFQEPEQMRAANLFLKVDKNATPEQKAEIRKKLEAIRADIENHKITFAEAAIKESDDKTTGPKGGDLGFFKRGAMLKPLEDAAFATRPGTLTPILETDIGYQLINVIELKPAGKIPLEAAKPKIKDFLARQGRQEATKKHLADLKTKAKIDTIMSDEEWNKRHAVK